From the Euwallacea fornicatus isolate EFF26 chromosome 10, ASM4011564v1, whole genome shotgun sequence genome, the window TAATTATCGACCTATTTGCTCCAATATATAGGAAATTTGCATGTTGAAATAAGGCTTTTGTGGGCTAAGAAACCGTGCACGAGTTCTTAATAATAACTCGTTAGTGATCAGAAGTGTTTAAAATCGATTATTCAGAGAACAAAATTCACACTATAGTTACACAGCACAGGAGTTCTGGATAATTAATTAGTAGTAATTGAACCTGAACCATCTCAGTTAATTTACAtgttaaaaaacttatttcacTCTAAACAATATTCATTTTCATATGGGTGATGACAATGCCGTGATGGGTGAGATCATTAGCGTGATTTACACGACATTATTGTAAGCGGGTGAAGAATAATTACACTTCTTGTAATGTTGCataataaatatatctttttttaatattaacatattttcctcTTCCAAACACGAGATGGCACTGTCCTGACCGGACAAACGGTTCAGTTGTGAGATGGCAGTGGTGGCGTGTCACAGGCCAATGTTGCCAGGCCTACTAACTTTAAGCGTATTTAGTGCAGAATTACATAAATATGAAGTGTTATGACCTATCGATGCAACACATCAACCTCATCGTTGTCTTTTTCTCTTCGTCTTTTTctcagaaaaaataatttcttactCTTTCTTTTTCAAACAGTATCACTCCATTAAAACTGGCATCAAGAGATTTATTTTAAGGCCGACCCACCTCAATTATTTGCATTTCGAACCTCAGACGTAACTCATAATACGATGAGTAACAGATCACATAAAACCATAAACTTCGTAGTTAtacacaataattttcattataacttCGGAAATCCAAGTTATGACTCCCGATACTTGTAGTGGCAAACACGAGGCCCCTTGGAATTTTTCCTGGATAGTGCCAGGCTGCTTGGCAGGCAGTTCCTGTCCGCACACAATAGCAAATTTACAGTTCAATAGAAAAGAAGGTAAGTAGCTTTGGAAGTGGCGATATCTGGAGATATTCCTGTTAAAAATATCggttaaattttgtttttcttttctgagTACAGCGCGAAAGTAAAGAGTATGGAGGTAACAACAAGTTATATATATTTGATATCCACAAATATCTGTAATGCTTAGATCCTGTAACTATTTTCATTCGTTGTTAATTATCGATTGCCgtaattttaatgcaaaacaaTGAGAGTTGCGCAAAAAATATCTGATGATGACggtcgaaaatcgaaacgttgGTTTTCAAGTATGATGAGTATATTATCGGCAAATTATAGATGACGAAGAGTTGCAATTATAAAGTGTCAACTAAAAcgaagtttttttcaaaatttctatttttttcgaatatctctGAACATAtaatcagaatttttcaaatgttaaaACGGCATATTCTTGAACCTCAAACTGTGCACATTTGCTTCAAATCATAATTGACTTTGAAAAACGAACACCTTGTAGATCGTACGTTACAGAAACGCATATCAATGTATGAACTCCTCACAGACAAAAGCAAATGTAACAGAAGAGTCTTCAATAATTCCATTGAAATCCATATATTCTTGCTTGTTTTGAATCTACTCAATTTACGCTCCTATTCCcttaacttaataaaattcttctttCAAGGTATTAGTCACTTAATAACCTTATCACCTGAATATAAACCACCAGAGACGGATTTTCCTGGATTAACTTGGCACTACATTCCCACGAATGAGTTCGAGGCTCCAACGATGGAAGATATGAAAAAGTTCAtagaaatatgtaaaatttgtaTTGAGAAGAAAGAGgtatgtgttaaacaaagtgtaaaaaacaCCGTGAGGGCTAGGCAATTACGGGCAGGTACTACATCCAAATTCCTATAAATTTAGCGAccgaatatcttttttttctccATTATTTAGGCTATTGCCATACACTGTAGAGCCGGTCGAGGTAGAACAGGCACAATGGCAGCAGTTTATCTAGTACATTTCCACGACATGTCTCCTGATTCGGCCATTTCGAAAGTTCGCATGTTGAGGCCCGGATCGGTCGAAACGTACGAACAGGAAAAAGCAGTAGCAGCGTATAGGGATTATTTGCGATCTGCtgccaataaaatttaatgaaaaattatggaTAATATGGAGCTGTAATACTCTCAAATGTCACACTTCAAAGCTTTTCTCATTCGTAGATGAGTGGAAATTGAACGAGTTTAGGCAAaaaggcaaagaaatttgaataaattacaaatttttttcctataacGACCACTTTATTCCGACgatattacataaaatatcAGCATCTACAATATacgaatttcaataaattaaaacagttTAATTATATACAATTTATGTACAATTACTATCAGATTTTAAGGAGTTGGCGAGTAAATATagtatttaaacaataaataaaaataactgtcACCTTAGCGCCGTTGTCGTTAaccaaataaataactttaaaatacgGCAAGTACCCGCAGTTTGTATAATTGCTACATagctgataaattttaaataggtgGAAGTGGGCCTAATACGTGTATAGACCGGACCTGGTGCCAAGTTCTTATTACTGTCAAATATACAATTCTTTACATGGCGCTAGTGTGGTTTTTACCACCCCAAAACAACTATGAAACTTCAGAAACTAACAGAGGCAATCCCAGTTCGCAATTAATAGAGAAATATGTGAAAATATAGCGAACGTGTCACCATAGCTAACCTATTACTAGAGCTAGCAACAGGTAAATGATTGACATATTAATCACGTAATATGTTTTCATCGTCCTGCTGTCAGGATTTTTGAAGAAGTTCAACTAATACTGTTTAAACTTTGATAAACACCCAAATTTCTGTCCTTGGTGAGTGTGAATTTATCTCAATTTTAAGCGTTGTGTCATCGATGCGAGAAAATCTAAAGCCGCGAAGATCAAATCGCTGCGATGCGAGAAGACCTAAAGCCCCGAAACTAGTAGTAGATATATGCCAGGAAAGTGCAAGTCGGACTTGAGGCACCATCAATGCGCATGGTCTTCTTCGGTAAGTACGACGTCAGTTTTGAGCAGATCCCACTACTTGTAGATGCTCAACTTCTGCTAGTTCATGGTTTAATA encodes:
- the LOC136341620 gene encoding dual specificity protein phosphatase 23-like encodes the protein MTPDTCSGKHEAPWNFSWIVPGCLAGSSCPHTIANLQFNRKEGISHLITLSPEYKPPETDFPGLTWHYIPTNEFEAPTMEDMKKFIEICKICIEKKEAIAIHCRAGRGRTGTMAAVYLVHFHDMSPDSAISKVRMLRPGSVETYEQEKAVAAYRDYLRSAANKI